Genomic window (Spirosoma sp. KCTC 42546):
GTTTAGCCCAGACGAAGTTGCCGTTCGCATCGAGCTTGCTTACAAAGATGTCACTCTCCCCCGCCGAAGTCAGGTTAACTACCCCTGGGCCGGGATCAAAATCAGCCGTACCATTAAACGAACCCGTTGTGTAGACATTGCCCAACCCATCCACCGCCACCGAGGAGCCTTCATCATTACTGGTGCCACCCATTCCTTTAGCCCAGACAAAGTTCTGGGCTTGGGTAGATTGGGGCAACCCTAGCAGCAACCAGAAGAGTCCCATCAGGCAGGGGCTATACCAGGTGGATGGGCGGGCGAAATGGTTGACCCTGCCATCTGCTTTCGGTCGCCGAAATCCTGCCCCCAGCCTATGAACCGGAGCGGACATTAAAAAGGAAGCGTAATTAACAGTCATAGTGAATTGGCTTGAGGAATAAAAAGTCAGTTAAAGTTAATCGACATAAAGCTAGGTAACTAGGTGTATAATTCAGGCAGATATATATTAATTTAAGTTGTGAGATAGTCATTCCTCCAAACATCCATTGATGGTGAAGGCCAAGAGGAACAAAAATAATTTCAGTAAAAAGCCTTCGGCAGTGACGGCATGAATCTTACGCGGAAATAGATTGGTGATCTGGCTAAAAACGTTCTCTATCGGCTTGCCAAAGTGCTTCTTGAGAAACACATCCCAAGCTTCATCAGGCCGTAAGCTGTTCTTTTTTCGGTGAATCTTGAGGTAGATTTGGTCACACTCGGCATAAAAATCCTCTTGCTCGTAGTCAGTGTAGCCACTATCGCCATAGAGTTCACTACCGGCGGGTAAATCGACTTGCATTGCCTGTAAGGCTGTACTGTCATGAAAGCTGCCAGCAGTGATAAAGTAATCGACTGGCTGCTTGTCAACTGTGGTAATGACCTGGACTTTAAAGCCATAGAACGGGGCCGCCCTTTAGGTTTGGCCTTTGGTAAGATTCCAAGATTGGAATAGCTTGCCGATAAGTAAACAGGGCGGGTTTCCCTAAGGGGCCGCAGAGTACCATCTCTATGCGCGGATTCAGGCCCCGCCCTGTCTTTACTTGCCAAAAGCTCAACCGGGTGGCCGGAGCCATGGAAATTCGGGGGAAAGCCCCATTAGCAAGGGTTTGAGCAGTTGGGCAAGCCACTTATTGCACTTCTAAACTCGCAATAGGCATGGACATTTCCTATTTCATTGGCATTGATATTTCCAAAGCAACACTCGATTGGGCTGTCTTTGATGGAAAGCACATTGTTTTACAGACGCAGTCAGAAAACACGGAAACGGGGATCAAAGCAGCTATCAAATTCATCAAAACCCTACCCAATTTTAAGGTTACGCAAACGGTGTGCTGTATGGAGCAGACAGGGATTTACACCGCTCATCTGTTAGCCTGTCTTCATAAACTTTCTTTTCCCATTTGGTTAGAGTCTTCTTTGCAAATCAAAAAAGCAGGCGGTCTGCAGCGGGGCAAGAACGACACAATAGACGCCCAGCGCATCGCTGAATATGCCTTTCGCTTTCGCGATCAGACTCGTCTTTGGCAACCTGCCCGCCCAGTGATGCAGAAGATAGCTGCTTTAAGTGCTATGCGTCAACGGCTTATAGGCGTTCGCCAGCAACTTCAACAGCCTCTGACCGAACAAGCTGGTTTTGTCGAGTCATCCCTTCAAAAGCAACTCACTAAAAACTGTCAGGCTTCCCTCAAAGCAATTAACGCTGATCTGGAAGCGGTTGATAAACAGATTGATGAACTCATTCAAGGTGATGATCGGCTCAAAGAACTCTTTGGTTTGATTACTTCTATCCCTGGTGTTGGCAGTGCCAGTGCAACCGAAGTATTAGTAGCAACCGACGAGTTCAAGGCAATCAACAATGCCAAGAAATTAGCTTGCCATGCTGGTGTCGCCCCTTTTGAATACCGATCTGGTAGCAGCGTCCGAGGCAAAACTCGCGTGAGTCAACATGCTCGATTACGCTTGAAATCAGTTTTTCATCTGGGAGCTATGTCTGCCATCCGCATGGAGGGCGAGCTACGAGATTACTGTCAGCGCAAGGTTAGGGAGGGCAAGAATAAAATGCTTGTCTTGAACGCGGTACGCAATAAGCTCATCCATCGGGTCTGCTCGGTGGTGGCGCGGGGTCAAAAATATGACAAAAATTATAAGCCAGTGCTTGCATAAACCATGGAAATCCGCGCGGTACTCTTTTTTAGCCTCATTATAGCCGTGATAAGCCTTGCCTTTCAAGAGTTTACAGACGGGTATACGACAGTTTCGACAGACAGCAACCGGAAATGATTCGATCATATAACGAACACTGGTGTTGAGTTCTTTAAGACTGGCACCCAGTGCGCGGAAGATGGCGAAGAGCGTGGCCTGGAGCCTATGTAGTCGCCGATTGAAGCCAGACTTGTCGAGTATTCTCATGCCATAGTGCTTTTGCATGTACCCGCAGGCAGCGGCTTGATTGCCATAAAAGGAAATGGCTGCCATAATGGCGATAGTGGCCACTTCAGCATCATTGAGTTTACAATGTGGGTCATTTTTTGGTCCCATTACTTTGAAGAGGTCATCGAAGAATCGGAGCGCCGAAGCGACAGTAAATTGCAATGGTTTTGTCAGTCATCTTGTAAGTGGTTTAGAGCGTGAGATACTCTAAAATTACCCAAGTGGCTTGCAAAGCCTATATCTCGCAACTTGAATTAATTATAGGATTTTTTTTTTGTAGTTGTACTTCTACTTCTAATGGAGCCTTGAGATAGTAAGAGTTACCATAATGTTTAAGGAGAGCAGTTGTAAACTGGTAGAGTTCATTCATCTGTTGGTGTACCCGAATTTTACAAGCACTGCCATTCCATTCTGATTCCTGGAAATTAACTACTATAGTCCCATCTTTTTGCAATGCCGCATTAAAAAAAATAATATCGCTGCTAAGTTTCTCGCCCAAAATGAAAATATTGGGTGAATAAGGTCCACCCAGGAACTTATCAACCAGGACAACAACGGTCCCTCCTTGTTGCAGTACCGATTTGGATTTCTGCAAGACAAAAGGCCCTGTACGAATGGCCGGTATCTTTTCGATACTCCCCCAAACAGCAATAGAATCGATTACACCTGGATTACCGGCTATGGCGACGGTTGGTGTGAAGCCTTGCTCTATTAAGTAACGTAAAGCTACTTTCGAAAGAGGGATATGGGTTGAACAAAGAATCAACCCATTAGGTCTTTGTTTAAGAAACAACTCTAATCCTTGAGCGAGAACAGGAATCGGAAAAGGTTTGCCCTTACGAGTCATTATGGCTAATAAGCCATTTAACTTGCCTGCACGACTCATGGCGAGTGTGTTTTTATACTTATATTTTTCGTGTGGACGCAAAAACGCAAGTATACCGGACGCTAAGTATGCCGCTTCATACCATTTTTTAGGGGGAAATACAACTGTGATTATATTGGCAATATGTGCTTTGACACTAGTAAAAGAGATCATGATTACTAACCAGACAGTGAATTGAAGATCGCTTTTAGTAGGTTAGTTGAGCTTACAAATGCATCATTTAAGCTATCAAACGTTCAATTTCCGTAGGGCTTAAAATTAATAAAAAATTATACTGTTATGGTATTTAGATTACAAAAAGAATTTTCTTAGGATGAATATTAAATATGAGGTAACATAAGTTATATTTATAGCTAATTTTGGTATATAATCTAGGTGAGTCCTTATTTGGTTCGCCCTTATGACTTCAAATGGTCTTGACAGCTTTTCTAAATTTAAACCTTTAGGCTGATTGAGCTGAGTAACAAGACCATCAGCCAGGTTCGCTTAACCAGCCTTTCACTGCGGTTTCACTCCAGCCTTGTTCCCTGGCAAGTGAATCCAGGGTTGTCAGTGAATTGAATAAGGCGCGTTTGTCTTTAACATCCCCTGTATTGAAGACCTGAAAGCTTCGCCAGTTCACAAAAGCCACATTCGTATCCTGATCCAGAACACCTGCCTGCTGAATTGTATCCAGCTTGGGTAAATAAATGACTGTGAGCGTTATGGATTGCTCTCCTTTAGGGTAAAATGTCCAGGTGAGTTTCATTCGACAAATTTACCGAAATACTTCACCAAATAGGCCTTCGCCTGGATGGGTTGGTCCTGGTAGCCAATTCTGTTACTTTATTGTGACTTTTTATTACTGATTGGCAAGCTTTTGGGCGATACGTGGAGTAGAGAACTCCTTGCCAGCATGCTCAATAAACCAGTCAGTCAAACTCTTCTCAAGGAGTATATAAAGACGCTTACAGCTACAGAGGTAGTATACCATGGTCTGCTTCCCCGCCATTGGAGAACCCTGCTTTATTGGATCAATATCAATCCTTGTTGAATTGAAACAAACAAAGCTTTTAGGCTTAAGTGGTTAGGACGGCTCAACATTTTAATGCAATGTGCTTTCCAGCTACAAATTGTACTCAATTGCTGCCGTATGCGGGTTTATGTAACTACTAATTCTCCTGATTTCGGTTGGTAATGGTTCAGGAAGAGGTAGATTTGAGAACGTTAAGAGCTTCTCAATAGAACTGAATTCAACATAGATCAACATGGTAGACCCAGAAGAGATGATAAGTCAGTTTAACAGGTATGCCAGCGACAAGCTTATTGAACGAATAAAGGAAGTACTATCGGAGAAGGACCCAACCCTCGATTGGACAACAATCAGGGTCATTGCCAACTTTAATGAGAACCGATTCTATTTCGAATCGAAAGATCCGCAGATCGAGGAGCGGCTTCGAATCGTGTATGAAAAGTTAAGCGAAGCATTGCCAGATAAACCAGCCATTACCCGTTAAAAAAGGAGTTTTCAGGAGCTGGCATAAGAACTAAATCAACAACAGTGTCTAATTTAAACAGTAACCGCGACGTACACTGCAACGCTTGTTCAGCAGTAAGCGTATCTGAATTTGGTGGAGTGCAATCCAGCAAATGGTTTGTGCAATGATTAGAATTTGAGAACAGGAAACGCTGACTCTACTAGAGTCGGCGTTTTTTTTGAACAACGGAAGGGTTGGTAAGGCAATTGATTAATTAGTAGGTCATTGGTGATAAAAACAGCCGCCATCGAAGCAGACGACGGCTGTACGCCCCCACCGTAATTACTTGTACTCATCAATCAACTTGCCGTAATGAGATCTGGTTAGTTGAGCGATTAGATGATGAGGAAATGGAACCGTATAATCAATAAGTTACCAATTGATAATATCTAAATCTAATTTGTTACCATGCCGATGAGAACGGCTGGAAAAAGGGGTATCTAAACGCTGGCACTGGTAGGGTCAGCGTTTTTTGTTTCATTACTTGTTACTCACAAGTTCGTTTGCCTTTTAAAATAGCTGGTCAGGCTGTCAGAAGGTAGGGGTTAGGAGCGCTTAAGGTTCATCTTGATGGAATAGGTTTAAGAGGACGAGAAGCCAATCTTTTTTTCAAAACAGTCAGCGGGCAAAGCGGTTCTTACAGGAGCATAAACTACTAACTTTATACCCTATGTGGCAGGAACAGGATAATCAACTCACTCGTGATTTTCAGTTCGCTGATTTTAGCGAAGCCTTTGCGTTTATGACCCGCGTGGCACTTCTTGCTGAAAAAATGAACCATCATCCCTGGTGGTCAAATGTGTATAATCAAATCACAATCAAGCTCTCCACGCATGATGCGGGGAATATCGTGACCGATAAAGATCGCAAACTGGCAGCAGCGATTGATAAACTATAGTTTCAGTTTACGGTTTGAGGTTTATGGTTGGCTGACGCATAAGGTTGGTGATGCGTCGGCCAACCATAAACCTCAAACCGTAAACTGAAAACTGTAAACTATCTTGCGGCATGAAATTGTACCTCGTGCCGACTCCTATCGGTAATCTTGACGACATCACGCTACGAGCCATTAAAATTTTGCAAAGCGTTGATGCCATTCTGGCTGAAGATACCCGTACATCGGGTGTGTTATTACGCCACCTGAACATCAGTAAGCCACTTCATAGCTACCATATTTTTAACGAACACCAAACCGTACAACGATTGGTGAGCCAGTTGAAAGAGGGGAAAACACTCGCACTCGTGTCGGATGCGGGCACACCGGGCATCTCGGATCCTGGTTTTTTGCTTGTCCGGGAGTGCATTAAAAACGATATTCCCGTTGAATGTTTGCCAGGCCCTACGGC
Coding sequences:
- a CDS encoding IS110 family transposase, with translation MDISYFIGIDISKATLDWAVFDGKHIVLQTQSENTETGIKAAIKFIKTLPNFKVTQTVCCMEQTGIYTAHLLACLHKLSFPIWLESSLQIKKAGGLQRGKNDTIDAQRIAEYAFRFRDQTRLWQPARPVMQKIAALSAMRQRLIGVRQQLQQPLTEQAGFVESSLQKQLTKNCQASLKAINADLEAVDKQIDELIQGDDRLKELFGLITSIPGVGSASATEVLVATDEFKAINNAKKLACHAGVAPFEYRSGSSVRGKTRVSQHARLRLKSVFHLGAMSAIRMEGELRDYCQRKVREGKNKMLVLNAVRNKLIHRVCSVVARGQKYDKNYKPVLA
- a CDS encoding 4a-hydroxytetrahydrobiopterin dehydratase is translated as MWQEQDNQLTRDFQFADFSEAFAFMTRVALLAEKMNHHPWWSNVYNQITIKLSTHDAGNIVTDKDRKLAAAIDKL